The Eleutherodactylus coqui strain aEleCoq1 chromosome 6, aEleCoq1.hap1, whole genome shotgun sequence genome window below encodes:
- the LOC136631370 gene encoding chemerin-like receptor 1 isoform X1 codes for MENTSFPLSELDYTTYNYTDEDEESTYSSIDNIVKILNIILYSIIFILGTTGNGLVIWIAGFKMQKTVSVLWFLNLAIADFVFDISFPLLITELIMDGHWPFGNTMCKVVFTILFLNMSVSTSFLMIISVDRCIAIMCPVWSKNHKSPKLATTISAIIWTTCFMLSSPYFAFYEMVHYGDNETSITYCIPAYADDDNDKQIMRDQIMIIVRLISMFLVPFSIIVICYSLIVFRLRRSRSLSKSNRPLKVIVTIVLCFFCFWFPFHVWPLLEIMNVELDYTVDFIMSHLVYTIGFFNSCVNPIVYVFVGRDFKKTFFKSIPFLLENTLKEKNVSETEPRFEETMMETEMEGYD; via the coding sequence ATGGAGAACACTTCTTTTCCTCTTTCTGAACTTGATTACACAACATACAACTACACAGACGAAGATGAGGAAAGTACATATTCAAGCATTGATAACATTGTCAAAATTCTTAACATAATTCTTTACAGCATCATTTTCATCCTGGGAACTACTGGGAATGGCCTGGTCATCTGGATTGCAGGATTCAAAATGCAAAAGACAGTCAGCGTTTTATGGTTTCTCAACTTAGCCATAGCTGACTTTGTATTTGATATAAGCTTTCCTCTCCTAATAACTGAGTTGATTATGGATGGACATTGGCCTTTTGGAAACACTATGTGTAAAGTTGTGTTTACCATTCTCTTCCTTAACATGTCTGTCAGCACTTCTTTCCTCATGATTATCAGTGTTGACCGATGCATAGCAATCATGTGTCCCGTGTGGTCGAAAAACCACAAATCTCCCAAGTTGGCAACAACCATCTCAGCTATAATATGGACAACCTGCTTCATGCTTAGCTCCCCATATTTTGCTTTCTATGAAATGGTTCATTACGGGGACAATGAAACTAGCATCACATATTGTATTCCCGCATACGCCGACGATGACAATGATAAACAAATAATGAGGGATCAAATCATGATAATCGTCAGACTTATCTCCATGTTCCTTGTCCCATTCTCAATCATAGTCATTTGTTATAGTCTCATTGTATTTCGGTTGAGAAGAAGCAGGAGTCTTTCAAAATCAAATAGACCTCTGAAAGTCATTGTCACTATTGTGCtctgttttttctgtttttggtTCCCATTCCATGTATGGCCTTTGCTAGAAATCATGAATGTTGAACTGGATTATACTGTTGACTTTATCATGTCCCACCTTGTATATACCATCGGCTTTTTTAACAGTTGCGTTAATCCCATCGTCTATGTCTTTGTTGGAAGAGATTTCAAGAAAACTTTTTTCAAGTCCATTCCATTTCTTTTGGAGAACACATTGAAGGAGAAGAATGTGTCTGAAACAGAACCTCGATTTGAAGAGACGATGATGGAAACTGAAATGGAAGGTTATGACTGA